A single Acidaminococcus sp. DNA region contains:
- a CDS encoding transposase yields the protein MKRKYFTEEEIELLRKNPYTFQVNSRQIFFTAAFKKAFMQLYNSGRSAVEAVRELGYDPAILGNGRINSIRKNTISQLTTTGNLHEGPHNLNKETSSLKLPAGSSSDEIARLKQEVAFLRAEIEFIKKSLSLARKRK from the coding sequence ATGAAACGTAAGTACTTCACCGAAGAGGAAATCGAACTGCTAAGGAAAAATCCTTATACTTTCCAAGTTAACAGCAGACAAATCTTCTTCACTGCTGCATTCAAGAAGGCTTTCATGCAGCTGTACAATTCCGGGAGATCCGCTGTCGAGGCCGTCCGCGAGCTCGGATATGATCCTGCCATCCTTGGGAATGGCCGCATTAACAGCATTAGGAAAAATACAATCTCTCAGCTGACAACTACCGGAAATCTTCATGAAGGGCCTCATAATCTCAATAAAGAGACATCCTCTTTGAAATTGCCCGCTGGATCTTCCTCAGACGAAATTGCTCGTCTGAAACAGGAAGTCGCTTTTCTTCGAGCAGAGATTGAGTTCATAAAAAAAAGTCTGTCACTTGCCAGAAAAAGAAAGTGA
- a CDS encoding IS3 family transposase: MGFPSYQYELIEATLQQHKIDMSVSELCRVAGVSRSGYYAWLKAAPVRAERETRDKADFAQIVKAYFQGAHETRRKGVGAKEIHMVMIHWDPPLIMNLKKIHRLMNKFGLRCSIRKANPHRRAMKALKTGNYADNELERRFKEFGPRMVLLTDITYLFYGRYEQNKAYLSTVKDAYTNEILAHSVGRGMEVDTVLEMIDYLIRDYGGTLHKETILHSDQGSQYIAIKYIDLLEDIGLHRSMSRRANCWDNAPQESFFGHMKDEVDLTVCHTFEELKAAIDDYMDYYNNRRYQWNLAKLAPSEYYQFVTTGKYPLAIPNPPAVPKILRSPEELVATKKEKQKTATF; this comes from the coding sequence ATGGGATTTCCTTCATACCAATATGAACTCATTGAAGCTACTCTACAGCAGCATAAGATAGATATGTCTGTCTCAGAATTATGCAGAGTAGCCGGTGTTTCCCGTTCAGGATACTATGCGTGGCTCAAAGCCGCTCCTGTGAGGGCTGAACGGGAAACACGTGACAAGGCCGATTTTGCACAGATTGTTAAAGCTTATTTCCAGGGCGCTCATGAGACCCGAAGAAAAGGTGTGGGCGCCAAGGAAATTCACATGGTGATGATTCACTGGGATCCTCCATTGATTATGAACCTCAAAAAGATTCACAGGCTGATGAACAAGTTCGGTCTTAGATGTTCCATCCGCAAAGCCAATCCTCACCGCAGAGCGATGAAAGCACTCAAAACAGGCAATTACGCGGACAATGAATTGGAACGACGATTCAAGGAATTCGGCCCTCGAATGGTTCTTTTAACCGATATTACTTACCTTTTCTATGGAAGATATGAACAGAACAAGGCCTATCTTTCCACAGTGAAAGATGCTTACACAAATGAAATTCTGGCCCACAGCGTCGGCAGAGGGATGGAAGTAGATACGGTTCTGGAGATGATTGATTACCTGATCCGGGATTATGGAGGTACTCTCCACAAGGAAACCATTCTTCACAGCGACCAGGGATCTCAGTACATTGCCATTAAATACATTGATTTATTGGAAGACATAGGGCTGCACAGGTCGATGTCCAGAAGAGCTAACTGCTGGGACAATGCACCGCAGGAGAGTTTTTTCGGGCATATGAAAGATGAAGTAGATCTCACTGTCTGCCACACTTTTGAGGAACTCAAAGCTGCCATAGACGATTACATGGATTATTACAACAACAGGAGATACCAATGGAATTTAGCAAAATTGGCTCCATCTGAATACTACCAGTTCGTCACGACCGGTAAATATCCGCTCGCGATTCCAAATCCACCGGCTGTGCCAAAGATACTTAGATCACCAGAAGAATTGGTAGCCACCAAAAAGGAGAAACAAAAAACAGCCACCTTTTAA
- the nadE gene encoding NAD(+) synthase has translation MKIKFALGQAQIRPGNPEANAKTALAFIQKAKEQHVDILLLPEMMVPGYLLGDLWEQKAYLKDCEAYGKEIIEATDGITVIFGNVGLDRDKVNEDGRMRRYNAAFIAQDRKLLKGGLPYPFICKTSLPDYREFDDDRYFHSLAKLVPELEDENGISDLIRPVTVNVRGKAIRLGVFICEDGWTENYFFNVPQILRQNGAQVLCNISCSPFTLQKNRKRNEVFSAQAKECGLPLLYCNCIGIQNNGKNIFTFDGCSCIHDKDGTLLADAPTFEEAFLTAYYDTETGTVTTDATTHGLASEVEEIYKSLNYGAREFLKQLGIKKMTIGLSGGIDSAVTAAFYVHILGPENVLLLNIPSRYNSDLTKSLACSMAKALGTNYAVLPIQDFVDHTVEQFNTTPIHNYTTGKDEYVKVKPAALENIQARDRGARIIAGLSSVWGGAFSCNSNKSETTVGYATFYGDIAGVFALIGDLWKHQVYALGRYLNEHVYKREVIPDAIFKIKPSAELSAAQTVGTGGDPIIYPYHDYLFRAFIESWFKNAPEEYLTWYLDHTLEEHIGCEKGIVDKLFPTAEAFIKDLERWWNLFSGLSVAKRIQAPPIIAISKRAYGYDHRESQLGPYYSRRYKELKAKVLGESR, from the coding sequence TTGAAAATAAAATTTGCACTTGGACAGGCACAGATTCGCCCCGGTAATCCGGAGGCAAATGCCAAAACTGCACTGGCTTTTATCCAAAAGGCCAAAGAGCAGCATGTTGATATTCTCCTTCTTCCCGAAATGATGGTCCCGGGCTACTTGCTGGGAGACCTGTGGGAACAAAAAGCTTACCTTAAAGATTGTGAGGCCTATGGCAAAGAAATCATTGAAGCCACTGACGGCATAACGGTCATCTTCGGGAATGTCGGTCTCGATCGGGACAAAGTCAATGAAGACGGCCGCATGCGCCGCTATAACGCGGCTTTTATCGCGCAGGACAGGAAACTTTTGAAAGGCGGCCTGCCCTACCCGTTTATCTGCAAAACATCCCTGCCGGACTATCGCGAGTTTGATGATGACCGTTACTTCCACAGCCTGGCGAAGCTGGTGCCGGAACTGGAAGACGAAAACGGCATTTCCGACCTGATTCGCCCTGTTACGGTAAACGTGCGCGGAAAAGCAATTCGTCTCGGCGTTTTTATCTGCGAAGATGGCTGGACGGAAAACTACTTCTTTAATGTACCGCAAATTTTAAGACAAAACGGAGCGCAGGTACTCTGCAATATTTCCTGCTCTCCTTTTACCCTGCAGAAAAACAGAAAACGCAATGAAGTCTTTTCTGCACAGGCCAAAGAATGCGGACTGCCCCTGCTCTACTGCAACTGCATCGGTATCCAGAATAACGGCAAAAATATCTTTACCTTTGACGGGTGCAGCTGTATCCACGATAAGGACGGCACGCTCCTTGCCGATGCGCCAACCTTTGAAGAAGCGTTCCTGACTGCCTATTATGATACAGAAACGGGGACTGTCACGACGGATGCAACAACCCACGGGCTGGCATCAGAAGTCGAAGAAATCTACAAATCCCTGAATTACGGGGCCCGGGAGTTCCTGAAACAGCTCGGCATCAAGAAGATGACCATCGGTCTTTCCGGCGGTATTGACTCCGCCGTCACGGCAGCTTTCTACGTCCACATCCTTGGCCCGGAAAATGTGCTTCTGCTCAATATTCCGAGCCGTTATAATTCGGATCTAACGAAGAGCCTTGCCTGCTCCATGGCAAAAGCCCTCGGCACGAATTACGCCGTGCTCCCGATTCAGGATTTTGTTGACCACACGGTAGAACAGTTCAATACGACGCCAATCCATAACTATACGACGGGAAAAGATGAGTACGTAAAGGTTAAGCCGGCTGCACTGGAAAATATCCAGGCCCGTGACCGCGGCGCCCGGATTATCGCCGGTCTGTCGTCAGTCTGGGGCGGTGCTTTTTCCTGCAATTCCAACAAATCGGAAACTACGGTCGGCTATGCGACGTTCTACGGCGATATTGCCGGTGTCTTTGCCCTGATTGGGGATCTTTGGAAGCATCAGGTCTATGCGCTCGGACGTTATCTCAACGAACATGTTTATAAGCGGGAAGTCATTCCCGACGCGATTTTTAAGATCAAACCAAGTGCTGAACTTTCGGCAGCACAGACGGTAGGCACCGGCGGCGACCCGATTATCTATCCTTATCATGACTACCTGTTCCGTGCGTTTATTGAAAGCTGGTTTAAAAACGCGCCGGAAGAATATCTCACGTGGTATCTGGATCACACACTGGAAGAGCACATCGGCTGCGAAAAGGGCATCGTCGATAAACTTTTCCCGACGGCCGAGGCCTTTATCAAAGACCTGGAACGCTGGTGGAATCTCTTCAGCGGCCTTTCCGTTGCTAAGCGCATCCAGGCACCGCCTATCATTGCCATTTCAAAGCGGGCTTATGGTTATGACCACCGCGAATCGCAGCTGGGGCCATACTATTCCCGCCGCTATAAAGAACTGAAAGCAAAAGTTTTGGGAGAATCCCGGTGA
- a CDS encoding QueT transporter family protein produces MKQNQILLKNAMIAAVYAVMTIGLAPISYGPVQVRISECMTLLAFYDKRVIPGLVAGCFLANIGSPFGLPDMIIGTAATAVGLYLMRFCPNLLTASLMPVLANGVIIGAELTLLSALPPEISPLLAMIYVGLGEFAAVTVIGCIVMKLVMKNENVKAWIEGKS; encoded by the coding sequence GTGAAACAGAACCAGATTTTACTCAAAAACGCAATGATTGCCGCGGTGTATGCTGTCATGACTATCGGGCTGGCCCCTATCAGCTACGGTCCGGTTCAGGTAAGGATTTCAGAATGCATGACGCTCCTTGCCTTTTATGATAAGCGCGTCATTCCGGGTCTCGTGGCCGGATGTTTTCTGGCGAACATCGGAAGTCCATTCGGACTGCCGGATATGATTATTGGCACGGCCGCGACAGCAGTCGGACTTTATTTGATGCGTTTCTGCCCGAATCTTCTTACAGCATCGCTGATGCCAGTGCTGGCAAACGGGGTTATCATTGGTGCGGAGCTGACGCTTCTTTCCGCCCTGCCGCCGGAAATCAGTCCGCTGCTTGCCATGATTTATGTAGGGCTCGGCGAGTTTGCGGCTGTAACGGTGATTGGGTGCATCGTGATGAAGCTCGTTATGAAGAATGAGAATGTAAAGGCGTGGATTGAGGGTAAGTCATAA